Part of the Cryptosporangium arvum DSM 44712 genome, GCGTGCGCCAGGCCGTGCTCGGTCAGCGCGGCGGTGAAGATCATGTCGCCGGGGCGCAGCGCGACCGGGTCCTCGTCGGCGGGGATCAGCCACGACTCGCCACGCAGCAGGACGTGGAACCCCAGTGTGGCGATCGGTGGGAACCGCACCTTCCAGGCGCCGGATCCGGTGATCCGCCGTGCTCTGGCCCGTCCGGATCGGACGCTGTCGATCGCGGCCGTGATCATGTCCATCGCCGACGATGGTAGCCGTGCGTATGTCTTCGGGTGGCTGACGCATGGCGGGCCGGCCGGCCCGGTGCTGAGGTTGGCCTCATGAACGACATCCTGGCCGCCAACGCGGAGAAGACCGAAGAGCAGGGACGCCCGACCGCGGAGAGCCTGCGGGTGGCCCGCGCGGCCGGCGCGTTCGCGCTGCGTACACCGCAGAAGTACGGCGGGGAGGGAGCCGGTGCGGTACGGACGGCGCGGGTGCTCGCCGAACTGGGCCGCGACTGCCCGTCCACGGCCTGGATCGCCGGGACGTGCCTGACCGCCAAGACGCTCGCGGCGGGCACGGTGAGTGAGGACGTCGAACGGGAGGTGTTCGCCGACCCGGACGTACTGTTCAGCGGGTCGGGCAACCCGGCCGGTGGGCGCGCGGAGCGCGTCGAGGGCGGGGTGCGCCTGACCGGTCGCTGGCCGAACATGTCGGGCTGCGAGGACGCGACGTGGGCCGGGCTCGGCGTAATGCTCGACGGGGTGTTCTCGTTCGCGTTGGTGCCGACCGCCGACCTGACCGTCGACCGCACCTGGCGGGTGGCCGGTATGCGCGGCACCGGCAGCCACACGGTCGTGGCCGACCTGGTCGTGCCGGAGGGTCGGGTCGGTGCGCTGCGGCTGCCGGGCCCGCCGGAGGACCGGATGCTGTACGGGCTGACCGTGCTCGGCCCGGTCGTCGGCGCGACGTTCGGCGCGCTGGACGCGGTCCGCGCGATGTTCGCCTCCGGCCGCACGCCGTACATGACCCCGTACACCTCGATGGGCGAGTCCCCGGGCGCCCGCCACTGGCTCGCCGACGCCGCCCGCCTGGCCGACCGGGCCGAGCGCACGATGTTGTCGGTGGCCGCGGCGGCCGACGCCGGGGGCCTGTCCGCGGCCGACCAGGCGCGGCTGAGCGAGGACATGGCCGACTCCGCGCGCGACTGCCGCAGCGCGATCGAGTTGATGCTCGACCTGCACGGCGCGAGCGGCTTCGCGACGAGCAACGCACTGCAGCGCTTCTGGCGCGACGTCGCGGTCGGCAGCCGCCACCCGCACCTGAACCCGTACCTCGCCGTCGAGCGCTACGGAGCCGTCCTGGCCGGATGATGTCCCCATGACCGACTCGGTGTTCCCGATCGTGAACTGCCGCGAGATCGCTCCGGTGCGGGCGTTCTACGAGCGGGTCTTCGGCGCGACCCTGGCCTACCGGTTCCCCGAGGACGGCGAGCCGGTCTACCTCACGCTGCGGATCGGCACCGGCCAGGTGGCGATCGGGCTCGGCACCGAACCGGCCCTCTACGGCGAGGTGCCGCTCCCGGCCACCGGCCACGCCGTCGACCTCTGCCTGTACGTGGACGACCTCGCGGCCGCGGTGACCGCCGCCGGCACGTCGGTGGTCACCGCTCCGGCCGACATGCCCTGGGGTGAACGGGTCGCGTACTTCCGCGACCCGGCGGGCACGATGCTGCTGGTCATCCAGGCCGGGGCGCGGCCGCCGTCGAGCACCGCAGACGGATCTCCGGCTCGATGAGCCGCCCGGCGACGAACCGACGCTGCTGGAACGGGTGCCTGGTCGGGGCGGATGCGCTGGTGGGCGGCTGACCGTTCTCACCCTGCTGCTCACCGGCTGCGGCTCGCTCCTGGACGAGACCGGGACCAGCGCCGCCGCACCTACGAGCCCGCCGGCCGCCCCGTCACCCAGCGCCACCCCGGAGACGCCCGGGAGAAGCTGCTCGCCTCGGCGCCGACGTACCGGTCGGCGCCCTACTCCTGGGCGACGGTGAACGACGGCGCTCCGGCCGGAACGCCCGACCTGACCGGCGAGGTCGACCCGCTCGGCAAGGCCTACGAGACCCGCCTCGTGCTCCGGGACCCCGAGCTCGACCTGCTCTGGACGTGGCACTTCCGCATCATCGGCGAGAAGGCCTGGTTCCGGGTGCTCCTCGACAACCCCCGCCACCACGAGGGTTTCCCGTCGTACCCGACCAAGTGGGGCCTGGTCGACCAGGCCCGGGTGAAGGACAGCGCGCTCCCGTTCTCCTGGAACCTCGGCAGCAAGGACCCCGGGGGCGTCGCGGCGCTGTTCGGCGGGCTCGTCGAAGCCCGGGAGAGCGGCCCCGGCGCGTTCGAGGGCACGATCGACGTGACCAAGGCGGCGATCGCCGAAGCGGTCAGCGAGGACATCGAGAAGGCGCTCGGCGCCAAGGCGAAGACCGTGCCGTTCCTGGCCCGGCTCGACGCGCAGGGACGCCTCCGGGACCTGGTGCTGGAGATACCGGCCACCGCGAGGAACAAGCAGTACTCGTACCGGGTCAGCTACCGCGACTACGGCCGGACACCCACGGTCGGGCCGCCCGCCGCCGCCGAGACGACGACGCTCACCGACGACGTCTACGAACTGATCAACGCCTGACGCCGGTGATCCCCGGGGCGCGCGGGAAGATCAGGGCGCACCCGACCCGCCGTGGAGGACCGATGACCCGAAACGACCACGCCCACCTCGAACGCTGCGTCGCCCTCGCCGAGGAGGCGGCGGGACGCGGGGACGCCCCGTTCGGCTCCGTGCTCGCCGACGCCGAAGGCACCATGCTGCGCGAGGAGAGCAACCGGGAGGCGACGACCGGAGACGCCACCTTCCACCCGGAGTTCGTGCTCGCGCAGTGGGCCGGGACCAACCTGACCCCCGACGTGCGGGCCGGCGCCACCGTCTACACGTCCGGGGAGCACTGCCCGATGTGCTCGGCGGCCCACGCCTGGGTGGGGCTGGGCCGGATCGTGTACGCGGCGTCCAGCGCCCAGCTCGCGTCCTGGCGCGAGTCCTGGGGCCTGCCGGTGGCCCCGGTCCGCGCGCTCCCGGTCACCGACGTCGCCCCGGGCGTCGAGACCGTGGGCCCGGTCGCGCCGTTCGACGAGCGCATGCGGGCGATCCACGAGGCGGGCCTGGCTCAGAGCCGGTAGGCGCGCAGCTTCGCGTAGAGGGCGGTACGGGAGATGCCGAGCTCGCGCGCGGCGGTGGACTTGTTGCCGCCATGGGCCCGGAGCGCGGACGCGATGACCGCGGCCTCGGCGGTCTCCAGCGGCGTCAGCGCCCGGGCCTGCCGCACCTCGGCGGGCAGGTCCGCGGCGCCGATGCGCACCCCCTCGGCGTCCCGGGCCAGCTCGGCCACCACCCGGCGCAGCTCGGCGAAGTTGCCCGGCCAGCAGTAGCGGCGCAGCGCCGCCAGCGCGTCGGCGGTGAACGACAGCCGCGGGTCGTGGCCGTGCAGCTGCGCCCGGGCCGCCGCGACCACCGCGTCCGGCGTCCGGCGCAGCGGCGGAACCGTCACCGTGCTCGCCCCGACCGCGTCGAGCAGGACCCCGGCCGGTGACCCGGGCCCCGCGGTCACCGTCACCGTGAACGCGAGCGCGGAACGACGCCGCTCGCCGAGCACGGCGGCCACCCGGCGGACCGCCGCGAGATCCCAGAGCTCGGCGTGCCGGATCACCACGGCTCCGCCGCAACGCAGGCGCTCGAGCCACCCGGCCGGGTCCAGCGGGTACGCCGCCGCGTCGAGCACCAGCGGCGAGCCGAGCACCTCGCGCAGCACGGTGAGCTTGCCGCAGCCGGGTTCACCGGCGACCGCGACCGGCCCGGCGGCGACGAGCTCGGCCACCCGGCGCACGACGTCCGGCTCCGGGGCCGTGGGAGAGGCAGCCGGGCCGACCCGGTCCGTGCGGCCGGTGCGGCGCCGGTTCCCGCGCCCGGCCGGCGCCGCGACCGGTTCCCGGACCGTCACGACCGCACCGGCCACCGCGCCGTCGCTGCGCACCAGACGCACGTCGGCCCGCAGGTCGGCCGGTAACGCCGGGACGTCCCCGGCCCGGATCGACTCCC contains:
- a CDS encoding acyl-CoA dehydrogenase family protein, with the translated sequence MNDILAANAEKTEEQGRPTAESLRVARAAGAFALRTPQKYGGEGAGAVRTARVLAELGRDCPSTAWIAGTCLTAKTLAAGTVSEDVEREVFADPDVLFSGSGNPAGGRAERVEGGVRLTGRWPNMSGCEDATWAGLGVMLDGVFSFALVPTADLTVDRTWRVAGMRGTGSHTVVADLVVPEGRVGALRLPGPPEDRMLYGLTVLGPVVGATFGALDAVRAMFASGRTPYMTPYTSMGESPGARHWLADAARLADRAERTMLSVAAAADAGGLSAADQARLSEDMADSARDCRSAIELMLDLHGASGFATSNALQRFWRDVAVGSRHPHLNPYLAVERYGAVLAG
- a CDS encoding VOC family protein, giving the protein MTDSVFPIVNCREIAPVRAFYERVFGATLAYRFPEDGEPVYLTLRIGTGQVAIGLGTEPALYGEVPLPATGHAVDLCLYVDDLAAAVTAAGTSVVTAPADMPWGERVAYFRDPAGTMLLVIQAGARPPSSTADGSPAR
- a CDS encoding nucleoside deaminase, yielding MTRNDHAHLERCVALAEEAAGRGDAPFGSVLADAEGTMLREESNREATTGDATFHPEFVLAQWAGTNLTPDVRAGATVYTSGEHCPMCSAAHAWVGLGRIVYAASSAQLASWRESWGLPVAPVRALPVTDVAPGVETVGPVAPFDERMRAIHEAGLAQSR
- a CDS encoding sigma-54-dependent Fis family transcriptional regulator, whose translation is MTTDATAWEQFQSGLEPRDVRAEVLTSWRRSRFSGVDPEHAAVPFVETDVDSRFARAAIPVLAGMATHLVGHHSCLALADAAGSVLWRWVSEPMLRSTLDDLRVVEGFNFGEEHVGTNGLGTALETGGIATVRGAEHFVHRFHDVTCVAAPVRHPVTRRTIGAVNVTCRAADTNSLLPVIVGKLVEEIRQALYTVATARERELLSAFLASQRAGAGPVAVVGDDLVICSEQAAELGFDRLGLWESIRAGDVPALPADLRADVRLVRSDGAVAGAVVTVREPVAAPAGRGNRRRTGRTDRVGPAASPTAPEPDVVRRVAELVAAGPVAVAGEPGCGKLTVLREVLGSPLVLDAAAYPLDPAGWLERLRCGGAVVIRHAELWDLAAVRRVAAVLGERRRSALAFTVTVTAGPGSPAGVLLDAVGASTVTVPPLRRTPDAVVAAARAQLHGHDPRLSFTADALAALRRYCWPGNFAELRRVVAELARDAEGVRIGAADLPAEVRQARALTPLETAEAAVIASALRAHGGNKSTAARELGISRTALYAKLRAYRL